Below is a window of Malania oleifera isolate guangnan ecotype guangnan chromosome 1, ASM2987363v1, whole genome shotgun sequence DNA.
CCACCATTCCTcgtaaaaaaaaatctcattaatttcattcataaaacataatttaagATTCATGATATTTACCTTTTTCGCCAGAAAAAAATGTTATGTACTCCGACGATCTGCCGCCAAATGATAGTCTGCGTTTGGACACGAAGCCGATCATTGCCCACCAGCACCAGCTGTTTCCGTTCCACATTCAAATCACTGTGCGTCCAAAACCCCAACTtctctaaaaccctaaccctagaaaTGGTGGATCCGTCCAAACCCAAAAGACCCGTGTGCCCATCATGCTCTAGGCCTGGCCGTTTCTGCCTCTGCACTCGATTCAAGTCTCCGAAACTTGAAAACTCTGTATCCGTAACCATTCTGCAACACAGTCTGGAGAAAAAGCACCCTCTCAATTCTGCTAGAATTGCAAAATTAGGGCTTACGAATGTTTCTGTAGCACCTGTTACTGATGTTCTTTTTGAAGCCCAGTTCCTCGTTCACCTGCTCAACTCGGATTCAGATGTAGGTGGTTGTCAAAACGTTTCAGGAAGTTTAGAATTTGGTGAACGTAGGGAAAACCCAGAAGTAGAATCTGGTATAGAATCGAAAAATCATATTGTTGCGTTCAGTTTGCAAAGAGAGAATGCGGGTAATGATTTGGAGCACCCAGAAGAGAAAAACGATGAATTTGGGGATATTAATGGAGAATGTCGACTTGGTAATGATTGCAATGGTGAGGGAAATTCTCGAAATTGTGGAGCGGAGGCAGGTTTTGTGCAAAGTTTAGAATCTTCAACGAGTAATGATCTAGTTTTGGAGACAGATGATCTAACGAGTATAAAGCAAAGCGCATGCGCAAAGGCTGCTTGTGGGTTGGAGGTACCTCAGGATCACACGTTTAGGAACACTGACTTGGACATAGTCTCAGATCTTCCTACAGTAAATGAAGCAGTATCTAATTACAAAATGAAAGTCGGCACTGGGAATAGGCCTTTGCAGCTAGGTCTAGATCCAATTGGGGTAGTTCCAAGAGGCAATGAAGAGCCTTTCTTCACTTTGAGTATTGCTAAATATGGTGTCATTAGCTCTCTGACCCATCAATGGATGACAAAATGCCAATCTCAAGAACCAGATTTTAATCAAATTTTGAGCTCTTCAGCAGCGGTCGATGCTTTAGCAGAAGGGTTTGTTGTAAAGAAGTTGCAGAAGAGGCAGTTGAATAGGAGGACTATGGAATTTGAATGGTATGAAGAGTTTGAAGTTGCAGTTCCTCCAGGATCTATGCTTCTCTTTCCAAGTGAAAAATCAATTGGTGTTGAGGATATTGATTTTGATGTAAAAAACTTGATTGTTTTGGATGGGACATGGGCGAAGGCAAAGAGAATATATATTGAGAATCCTTGGTTGAAACTTCTGCCACACTTGAAGTTGGATTTAGGCAAGATGAGCATGTACAGTGAAGTGAGACTTCAGCCAAAGGCTGGATATTTGTCCACCATTGAGAGcattgtgtatgcactgaagacgGTAGGGGACAATACTGAGGGGTTGGATGATCTTTTGGATGTTTTTGAGTCCATGGTTGTGGACCAGAGGCAATGCAGAGAGGAAAGTTTGAGCAAAGCCTGTGCTGCATGAGCGTACGTATCGCCATCTTCTACTCAAGTTCACAAAGTTACATTCACATTTTTGATAATTTGATCACAAATATATAGCTGTAGAATGTAAAGTTGAATGATTTATCGTGAGTAAAGATGATAAGTTTGAGCAAAGTCTCGTCTTTATGACCTTGTGAATCATCTTTTACTGAAGTCTACAAAGTCCATTTTTACAATTTTGACAATGTAAGTAGATGTTGTGCTGCAGAATGTAAATGAACTTGAATGAGACATCATGACCTCCAGTTGATGACTGCTTTTGTTGTTTTTGAAAAACACACTTGCAAAAGGCACTGCCAAAGGGCGATGATTGTGATTTGTGAGGTTCAATTTGGTTTTAGCTGCttcaaacatgcatttttaacgTGTTCCATTGATTCTGTTTAAAAGGCGATTGAGGCAAAATAAGAATGCAGTCTGTTGCAGAAAATTTCTCTTGGCAATAGCTTGGTAGCTGATTGAAGCAGAATTGTCGTCCCTGCCaacttttgaaacaaattttgtcAAAGTTTTTGGAGATGTTTTTTAATTCCAGAACTCACACTTATCCATCTGTTTTTCTTTTGCAGACTGCTATTTGTCTGTCTTTTTTAAGTTCTGTATTGATCTCCAGGATCATACTTGATTTCATGCATAATGATGGCAATTACATGATGGAGTGACAATTGAGAATTTTCACAAAAGCAACGGAGCTCAGCCAAAAGGTCATCCTCGCTACAAGACTCCCCCCTTTGTGAGAGTAGGGGGAGTTCagccaaagaagaaacaaaagaccCAGCTGAGCATTGCTTCATTGTGTTAAGCAAGGCTAAATACTCTTGCAGATCCTGTAAACAGTACAAGTAGATCCAGTGTAGTTTTTCTTGCATGAGAAGGTGCACTGTTGATCACAAATCCAAACTTACATGAACAGCAAGCATTctttaaattgggaaaaaaaatccaaaaattctTGCTGAAGAACTTTCATGGTCCTCCAAAATGAAGGAAAACTTTCTTTATGCTTTCTCTCAAGTTCATCACTTTCCGTACAAAACATGGAATACCAAATTCAAGAATCAAAATTATCAAGAGACAAACTTCTTGCAGGAGAATGTTTGTGTTATAAAAGTTTAAATACTATGTTTCTATTTATGTTTGATCAATTAGGAGTCTGAATTGGGCCTCAGGTTTGAGTATCTTGGAAAGGAGTTGGAAACTCAAAACTTCACATCACCCAAAACGTGATCAACAGCTTCAATTGCCCCCGCCTCTCTTCTTTGGGCAAGTCTACCAGATGGTACAGGCTAGCGATTGCATGTTAGATTTGGTTGTTTTATCACAATAGGCACGGTTTTAGCATCAGAGAATTAAACCAGCACCATGTTGGTAGGCACTATATGCACATCTGGTTTTTGCCTCAATTTTGTATGCTTTTATATGgtagaaaatttattattttctaaacttTTTTTGTGAAAGAATTTTTGTTAATTCTCATATTTAATTTAGcctatataaaaaatataacgTGTTTGAACATCAATACCAGTTATACATCAATGCTTTCATTCTATATTTTAGTGATGGGTGTGTTACATTTAAATGCATTTTTGATAAACTAGTTGGGGACCAATTGTAGGATGTACAATGGCTTCTCATGTTGCTTATTGACATATGATCATAAATAAAGGGGAAAAGTggaaaacacaataataataattaatacatgAAAATTTTGTGAAGAGTTTGTCAAATGTTCCAATTCAACATCTAGACAttgatatataaatgtaaatCATAATTTTAAGTCCTACAACAATCATAATAATCTAGAACGCAAATGGATGACAAGAAATAGGGAAAAAAATGCACTCGCCATGCAAAACACAAACCAACCCCACCCTGTCCGCCCCGCCCCTGCAGGGGAAAAGTGGTATTCAAAATGCCATGTTAGCAGCACCCGAAGGAGGTGCCCATAAGTTGCATCAAGCTTGACCTTGTGCTAGCAAAAGTCACGAAAGAATTGCATTAGGTGTCATTTAAAAGATGAAATCAATAACcattttatatgatgatatttcaGCAACATGCTCacacattgagagagagagagagagagaaagagagatttagAAGAGTGATTAAGTGGCTACTCAAATGTGCTACTCAGAAATACATGTGAGCATTAATCTTACTGGCAGGAGAGTTCAATATGAAATCTGTTGAAAGGTCATTAACTATATTATTGTATTTACATCAGTTGCCTGCAGCTTACCATCATAAATGAGACCTTAATTTACAAGATGTCTGTGCGTGTGCAGAAAACGGGAAGAAAGTCTCTTCCCACGCAGCCATGGCAAGGACCAAAGAGGAGCATTTGCTAAGTCACCTCAATTCG
It encodes the following:
- the LOC131163181 gene encoding uncharacterized protein LOC131163181, with amino-acid sequence MLCTPTICRQMIVCVWTRSRSLPTSTSCFRSTFKSLCVQNPNFSKTLTLEMVDPSKPKRPVCPSCSRPGRFCLCTRFKSPKLENSVSVTILQHSLEKKHPLNSARIAKLGLTNVSVAPVTDVLFEAQFLVHLLNSDSDVGGCQNVSGSLEFGERRENPEVESGIESKNHIVAFSLQRENAGNDLEHPEEKNDEFGDINGECRLGNDCNGEGNSRNCGAEAGFVQSLESSTSNDLVLETDDLTSIKQSACAKAACGLEVPQDHTFRNTDLDIVSDLPTVNEAVSNYKMKVGTGNRPLQLGLDPIGVVPRGNEEPFFTLSIAKYGVISSLTHQWMTKCQSQEPDFNQILSSSAAVDALAEGFVVKKLQKRQLNRRTMEFEWYEEFEVAVPPGSMLLFPSEKSIGVEDIDFDVKNLIVLDGTWAKAKRIYIENPWLKLLPHLKLDLGKMSMYSEVRLQPKAGYLSTIESIVYALKTVGDNTEGLDDLLDVFESMVVDQRQCREESLSKACAA